In one window of Legionella fallonii LLAP-10 DNA:
- the iolC gene encoding 5-dehydro-2-deoxygluconokinase, with translation MTNPLFYFNANRPVDLICMGRVAVDLYSEQVGSTLRDTRSFKKYLGGCAGNIAVGAARLGLQCMMFSCVGQDEMGAFLRNELEIEGVNTNLLYESKNHLTGLVLLGIKPPKEFPLMFYRTDCADMQIKSHQINGAILQQAKAILITGTGLSTADMLQTTEEVIPLARQAETTVILDLDYRPVLWGLTGLGDGETRYCHNQEVSKTYQRILPHCDLIVGTEEEICIAGGYDELNQSLANIRRFTPAPIVIKRGEKGAEVSFINRKNHIKTKAFPVEVLNVLGAGDGFMAGLLSALLRGESWEVATTYANASGALVVTRHGCAPAIPYKDELDYFIKHFDEQPQLWKSAYLEQLHQKRRGDSCQQLLIKNLHGFDSGVTSIVSMDKLSSCSGMSFSSVKLDAGQRYSFNEDYEFAALLMTGKVVFHYANQSRQVQRYDYFSQAPIVLHCPVGQKASVEATTDCEILVIETVNDTPFAPLLFDESNLLELDNRGKDILDDTSYRVVRTVFDKRNRPESNLVVGEIITFQGGWSSYPSHYHEQPEIYHYRFSEPQGYAFGEQGKDVLRIENYDTYQIASGQSHAHCAAPGYALYTLWFIRHLKDNPYITPTFIKEHEWTRTKKANNRVWKEKR, from the coding sequence ATGACTAATCCACTATTTTACTTTAATGCGAATCGACCTGTAGATCTGATATGCATGGGACGTGTTGCCGTAGATCTCTATTCAGAACAAGTTGGGTCCACATTAAGAGACACTAGGAGCTTTAAAAAATATTTAGGTGGATGTGCTGGTAATATTGCGGTGGGTGCCGCACGCCTTGGCTTGCAATGCATGATGTTTTCTTGTGTTGGACAGGATGAGATGGGGGCTTTTTTAAGAAATGAATTGGAAATTGAGGGAGTAAATACTAACTTACTGTACGAAAGCAAAAATCATTTAACTGGCTTAGTGTTATTGGGTATTAAGCCACCCAAAGAGTTTCCTTTAATGTTCTACCGTACTGATTGTGCGGACATGCAAATTAAGTCCCATCAAATTAATGGGGCAATATTGCAGCAAGCAAAAGCTATTTTAATTACAGGTACCGGTTTATCTACCGCAGACATGCTACAAACGACAGAGGAAGTAATTCCATTAGCAAGACAAGCTGAAACAACTGTCATTCTTGATTTGGATTATAGACCTGTTCTGTGGGGATTAACCGGACTTGGTGATGGAGAAACGCGTTATTGTCATAATCAGGAGGTGAGTAAAACCTATCAACGTATTTTACCACATTGCGATTTGATAGTGGGAACGGAAGAAGAGATTTGCATTGCGGGTGGCTATGATGAGCTGAATCAATCCTTAGCAAACATCAGGCGATTTACTCCGGCTCCTATAGTGATCAAACGAGGAGAAAAAGGAGCTGAGGTTAGTTTCATAAATAGAAAGAACCACATAAAAACCAAGGCTTTTCCTGTCGAAGTGCTCAATGTGCTAGGGGCGGGTGATGGATTTATGGCGGGTCTTTTATCAGCTCTTTTACGAGGGGAATCTTGGGAAGTCGCTACTACCTATGCAAATGCTAGTGGTGCTTTAGTGGTTACTCGTCATGGTTGCGCTCCAGCCATTCCCTATAAAGATGAATTAGACTATTTTATTAAGCACTTTGATGAACAGCCACAGCTATGGAAAAGTGCTTATTTAGAGCAATTACATCAAAAAAGAAGAGGAGATAGCTGCCAGCAATTGCTTATTAAAAACCTGCACGGTTTTGATAGCGGAGTTACTTCTATTGTAAGCATGGATAAGCTCTCATCTTGTAGTGGCATGAGTTTTAGTTCTGTAAAATTAGATGCAGGGCAAAGATACTCGTTTAATGAGGATTATGAGTTTGCTGCCTTACTAATGACGGGAAAAGTTGTATTTCATTATGCAAATCAAAGTCGGCAAGTACAACGATATGATTACTTTTCTCAAGCTCCTATAGTCCTGCATTGTCCTGTTGGGCAAAAAGCTTCGGTTGAGGCTACAACGGATTGTGAGATTCTGGTGATTGAAACAGTAAATGATACCCCATTTGCCCCTTTGCTATTTGATGAGTCTAATCTTTTAGAATTAGATAATCGTGGGAAAGATATTCTGGATGATACATCTTATCGTGTAGTGAGAACGGTGTTTGATAAACGTAACAGACCTGAGTCTAATTTAGTGGTTGGGGAGATCATTACTTTTCAGGGGGGATGGTCCAGTTATCCTTCTCATTACCACGAGCAACCAGAGATTTATCATTACAGGTTTTCGGAACCTCAAGGCTATGCCTTTGGTGAACAAGGCAAGGACGTTTTACGGATAGAGAATTATGACACGTATCAAATTGCTAGTGGGCAGAGCCATGCTCATTGTGCCGCTCCCGGATACGCGCTTTACACCCTCTGGTTCATACGTCATTTAAAAGATAATCCTTATATTACCCCTACGTTTATAAAGGAACATGAATGGACTAGAACGAAAAAAGCAAATAATCGAGTATGGAAGGAAAAACGATAA
- the iolG gene encoding inositol 2-dehydrogenase yields MNSANQQRRCRIGIIGAGRIGKLHAENIKYHLPQYDLLAIADPYLNEEWADKLSINHQYHNAEEVIFNQDLDAVLIASPSTLHLEQIKAISDAGKAIFCEKPIGLDEEDILAALKTVQANNTLLQLGFNRRFDPSFAHLQRQVQTGEIGAVHIVKITSRDPACPSKEYCATSGGLFMDMTIHDFDMARFLTQSEVVEVFATGSVLINPDFEALHDIDTAIIQLRFANGALGVIDNSRQAVYGYDQRIEVFGNEGMLVAANHLKHSVTRYSNTTTEQANPEYFFLERYQQAFVAELGSFYDAWLHNKPSPVSGKDGLQALRIAHAAKQSLTTKLPVFLS; encoded by the coding sequence ATGAACAGCGCAAATCAACAGCGACGATGTCGTATAGGTATCATTGGAGCAGGGCGTATTGGTAAATTGCACGCGGAAAATATTAAATATCATTTACCACAATATGATTTATTGGCTATAGCCGATCCTTATCTAAATGAAGAATGGGCAGATAAATTATCTATTAACCACCAATACCATAATGCAGAAGAAGTGATTTTTAATCAGGATTTGGATGCTGTTCTTATTGCATCGCCGTCAACCTTACATTTAGAACAAATCAAAGCAATTAGTGACGCGGGTAAAGCCATATTTTGTGAGAAACCTATTGGTTTAGATGAGGAAGACATTTTAGCTGCATTAAAGACAGTTCAGGCAAATAACACTTTATTACAACTTGGTTTTAATCGTCGCTTTGATCCTAGTTTCGCTCATCTACAAAGACAAGTTCAAACCGGCGAAATAGGTGCTGTTCATATAGTGAAGATTACTTCACGTGATCCTGCCTGCCCCTCTAAGGAGTATTGTGCGACTTCAGGGGGGTTATTCATGGACATGACCATTCATGATTTCGACATGGCGCGTTTTTTAACTCAATCAGAAGTTGTTGAGGTGTTTGCTACAGGCTCCGTTCTAATTAATCCCGACTTTGAAGCATTACATGATATTGATACTGCAATAATACAACTGCGCTTTGCTAATGGAGCCTTAGGTGTTATAGATAACAGTCGTCAGGCTGTGTATGGCTATGATCAACGCATTGAGGTGTTTGGTAATGAAGGAATGTTAGTGGCAGCTAATCACTTAAAGCATTCGGTAACACGTTATTCTAATACGACTACAGAACAGGCTAACCCCGAATATTTTTTCCTTGAGCGTTATCAACAAGCTTTTGTAGCGGAGTTAGGTTCATTTTATGATGCATGGTTACACAATAAGCCTAGCCCTGTTTCTGGAAAAGATGGGTTACAAGCGCTACGAATAGCTCATGCAGCAAAACAATCTCTTACTACTAAATTACCTGTTTTTTTGAGTTGA
- a CDS encoding sugar porter family MFS transporter translates to MNKGVNSFVFFVALIAGFGGFLFGFDSSIIADVKDQVMTQLSLSEWQWSQVVSISLLGCILGIPLSGFFADKLSRRHLLKMVALGFILGTVLCTLSNNLALLLVGRFVIGICIGIASYVAPLFIAEIAPPNKRGALVLINGLTITFGQAIAYLIGYFIHDYSAHSWRFLFAMGCVPALILFMGMYFVPHSPRWIMKKYGADETVRTLKRIRPYGYNIHNEMDEIRSNLNQTQLNYKVLFKSPIIFVLGVGVALGVFQQFSGINAIMYYGPVIFQSAGFYPVKNAILATFWMGTINFLFTVLTLFYIDKLGRRFLLLSGSLLAALSLFMAGLFFNTALPGQKFWILGTLSTYVMGYCISVGSLFWVLISEIYPLSVRGLAMSIATVVQWGANFVVSLSFLAIYQNLGQMLTFTLFASLCLLAFFFIYHFVPETTGVSLEQIEKNLMMGKKMKDIGQQLSTATTMSDNPFLDQQQIKTNKLELARD, encoded by the coding sequence ATGAATAAGGGAGTCAATTCATTCGTTTTTTTTGTCGCTCTAATAGCCGGATTTGGTGGTTTTTTATTTGGTTTTGATTCCAGTATTATCGCCGATGTAAAAGATCAGGTGATGACTCAATTATCTCTCTCCGAATGGCAATGGTCTCAAGTCGTTAGTATTAGTCTATTGGGTTGTATTCTTGGTATTCCTTTAAGTGGTTTTTTTGCTGATAAATTAAGTCGTCGTCATTTATTAAAAATGGTCGCTCTAGGCTTTATTTTGGGAACTGTGCTGTGTACTCTAAGTAACAATCTGGCTTTATTATTAGTTGGTCGATTCGTTATAGGTATTTGTATCGGAATTGCCTCTTATGTGGCGCCATTATTTATCGCAGAAATTGCTCCTCCTAACAAAAGAGGGGCCCTAGTTTTGATTAATGGTTTAACCATTACTTTTGGTCAAGCCATCGCTTATTTAATTGGTTATTTTATCCATGATTATTCTGCGCACAGTTGGCGTTTTTTATTCGCAATGGGTTGCGTACCGGCACTAATTTTATTTATGGGGATGTATTTTGTTCCTCATTCACCACGTTGGATAATGAAAAAATATGGTGCAGACGAGACTGTACGAACTTTAAAGCGTATTCGTCCTTATGGCTATAACATTCATAACGAAATGGATGAAATTCGCAGTAACTTAAATCAAACACAGCTAAATTATAAAGTATTATTCAAATCACCTATTATTTTTGTTTTGGGGGTCGGTGTTGCTTTGGGAGTGTTTCAGCAATTCTCAGGGATTAATGCAATCATGTACTATGGGCCAGTTATTTTCCAATCAGCAGGTTTTTATCCAGTTAAAAATGCGATTCTGGCAACTTTTTGGATGGGGACGATCAATTTTTTATTCACGGTGCTGACCTTATTTTATATTGACAAATTAGGACGGCGATTTTTACTGTTGAGTGGTTCTTTGCTTGCCGCTCTGAGTCTCTTTATGGCTGGTTTATTCTTTAATACGGCGTTACCCGGTCAAAAATTCTGGATATTGGGGACTTTATCGACCTATGTAATGGGTTATTGTATTAGTGTTGGATCTTTGTTCTGGGTTTTAATTTCTGAAATTTATCCTTTATCCGTGCGCGGGTTGGCTATGAGTATTGCTACCGTAGTACAGTGGGGCGCTAATTTTGTCGTTTCGCTCTCTTTCTTAGCTATTTACCAGAATTTGGGGCAAATGCTGACCTTCACTTTATTTGCTTCATTATGCTTGTTGGCATTTTTCTTCATTTATCATTTTGTACCAGAGACTACGGGCGTTTCTTTAGAACAAATAGAAAAAAATTTGATGATGGGAAAAAAGATGAAAGATATTGGTCAGCAGTTGTCCACTGCAACTACTATGTCAGACAACCCGTTTTTGGATCAACAACAAATAAAAACTAACAAATTGGAATTAGCGAGGGATTAA
- a CDS encoding dimethylarginine dimethylaminohydrolase family protein translates to MFQNAIVRTPSASLVNGLTTSTTLGKPDYELALIQHQNYISALSQCGLEVTVLPPLEAYPDSCFVEDVALLTKQLALLTKPGVPSRQGEVEQIKPTIQLFFKEQIAKIDTPGTLEAGDVLQVENHFFIGLSARTNRVGAQQMTQAISQYGYTASTIELKEFLHLKTGVSYLGQDYLLVNGELVNHQALAHLTQIIVTPEESYAANCIMINGTVLLPQGYPKVKKAIAGYGFPIIELDVSEFRKIDGGLSCLSLRF, encoded by the coding sequence ATGTTTCAAAATGCAATTGTTCGTACTCCCTCTGCATCTTTAGTCAATGGTTTAACTACATCAACAACCTTGGGTAAACCAGATTACGAGTTAGCATTAATTCAACATCAAAACTACATCAGTGCTTTATCACAATGTGGCTTGGAAGTTACTGTATTGCCTCCTCTTGAAGCTTATCCTGATTCTTGTTTTGTTGAGGATGTTGCTTTGCTTACTAAACAACTAGCGCTTTTAACCAAACCAGGGGTGCCTTCTCGACAAGGAGAGGTAGAGCAAATCAAGCCCACTATTCAACTGTTTTTCAAAGAGCAAATTGCTAAAATTGACACTCCAGGAACATTGGAGGCTGGTGATGTACTGCAAGTAGAAAACCACTTCTTTATTGGTTTATCAGCAAGGACAAATCGTGTTGGAGCACAACAAATGACTCAGGCTATAAGCCAATATGGTTATACCGCGTCAACTATCGAATTAAAAGAATTCCTGCATCTTAAAACTGGGGTAAGTTATCTAGGGCAGGACTATTTATTGGTTAACGGTGAATTAGTAAATCATCAAGCACTTGCTCACCTAACACAAATTATTGTTACACCCGAAGAATCTTATGCTGCGAATTGCATTATGATTAATGGGACTGTTTTACTACCTCAAGGATATCCTAAAGTAAAAAAAGCAATTGCTGGTTATGGCTTCCCCATAATTGAATTAGACGTCAGTGAGTTCAGAAAAATTGACGGTGGTTTAAGTTGTTTGTCTCTGAGGTTTTAA
- a CDS encoding APC family permease, translating to MKKQLSILSLTLITVCSVDSIRNLPAAAIAGNQLFNYFTLALFFFLLPCAIISAWFSNQSQQGVYGWVKKGLGKQSAFMAIWYQCIQNVLLYPTMLSFIAGTLLYSISPALVENKSLLFIIIICLIWGLTWINLKGIHLSSRFNSFCSITGLLVPFAIIMIMGLYWWLTQTQGTNNILPKAAPYSWTSLTAIILSFCGMELAAVHAEESKKGAFPKAMAVSVVLIFLSMLFGSIIIAMIIPPQQLSFISSIPQLIQLFFTKMHCGHLAFIINGLIAIGCIGAANNWLIAPIKGLGFAAGEGFLNTGLTELNENKAPAKLLILQAICVSVISTLFLIIPSINASYWIMLNAATQINLLMYLLLFISAIKVTFSEQINNKVKILIPASLGLMGIGISLLVSLTPPPSLQLESQLSYSFFGILFLIMTTLIPVWNQRRVANKVQETN from the coding sequence ATGAAAAAACAATTATCCATTTTAAGTCTTACTTTAATCACCGTCTGTTCAGTAGATAGTATTAGAAATTTACCTGCAGCAGCGATAGCAGGTAATCAATTATTTAACTACTTTACTTTAGCTTTGTTTTTTTTCTTACTCCCATGCGCCATTATTTCGGCTTGGTTTTCCAATCAGTCTCAACAAGGGGTGTATGGATGGGTGAAAAAAGGTCTTGGTAAACAATCAGCCTTTATGGCCATTTGGTACCAATGCATACAAAATGTACTACTTTATCCAACCATGCTCAGTTTCATTGCAGGAACATTGTTGTACAGTATTTCGCCAGCTTTAGTTGAAAATAAAAGTCTACTCTTTATTATTATTATTTGTCTTATTTGGGGATTAACCTGGATTAATTTGAAGGGGATTCACCTTTCCAGCCGCTTTAATTCTTTTTGCTCTATTACTGGATTGCTCGTTCCTTTTGCCATCATTATGATCATGGGACTTTATTGGTGGCTTACACAGACCCAAGGAACAAATAATATACTGCCTAAAGCTGCGCCCTACTCTTGGACTTCATTAACCGCCATCATTCTTTCATTCTGTGGTATGGAACTTGCGGCCGTACATGCGGAAGAAAGCAAAAAGGGTGCATTCCCTAAAGCTATGGCTGTTTCAGTAGTTTTAATTTTTTTATCCATGTTATTTGGTTCAATCATCATTGCCATGATCATCCCTCCTCAGCAATTAAGCTTTATCAGCAGTATCCCTCAGCTGATTCAACTGTTTTTCACTAAGATGCATTGTGGTCATTTGGCTTTTATTATTAATGGATTAATTGCTATAGGGTGCATTGGCGCTGCCAACAATTGGTTGATTGCTCCTATTAAAGGTTTGGGCTTTGCCGCAGGAGAAGGGTTTTTAAATACTGGGTTGACTGAACTTAATGAAAATAAGGCCCCAGCAAAACTGCTAATTCTCCAAGCAATTTGCGTGTCGGTTATCAGCACTTTATTTTTGATTATTCCATCGATTAATGCCTCCTATTGGATCATGCTAAATGCTGCAACTCAAATTAATTTACTTATGTATTTGTTGCTATTTATTAGTGCCATCAAAGTAACTTTCTCCGAGCAAATAAATAATAAAGTTAAAATTCTAATCCCTGCCAGCTTGGGACTTATGGGGATTGGCATTTCACTGCTCGTCAGTCTAACTCCTCCTCCCTCTCTTCAGCTGGAGTCGCAATTATCTTATTCTTTCTTTGGTATTCTTTTCTTAATCATGACCACTTTAATTCCCGTTTGGAATCAACGGCGTGTCGCTAATAAAGTACAAGAAACCAATTAA
- a CDS encoding DUF962 domain-containing protein — protein sequence MKEFKNFKEFYPFYLSQHQNPMCKRLHFVGTLLVCLCLLTALMTGNFYWLILLPFIGYGFAWAGHFIFEKNKPATFKHPFYSLLGDFVLFKDILLGKNKM from the coding sequence ATGAAAGAGTTTAAAAATTTTAAGGAGTTTTATCCCTTCTATCTCTCACAACATCAAAATCCAATGTGCAAACGTTTACATTTTGTTGGAACATTACTCGTTTGCTTATGCTTATTAACAGCACTGATGACAGGCAATTTCTATTGGTTAATACTTTTGCCCTTCATTGGTTATGGTTTTGCTTGGGCTGGTCATTTTATTTTTGAAAAAAATAAACCCGCCACATTTAAACATCCGTTTTATAGTTTATTAGGTGATTTTGTTTTATTTAAAGATATTTTATTAGGTAAAAATAAAATGTAG
- a CDS encoding acyltransferase family protein: MNSIPPKSKRILSLDVFRGLTIVLMIIVNSQATRAPYALLAHADWDGCTLADVVFPFFLFIVGISSVISLKNQVQVKSKSSLYSGIVQRSLVLFCVGLLLNAIPYHFDIATIRIFGILQRIAICYLICAIIYLNTTVRTQILIFLVIIIGYWFLMTQVPVPGHGINQLTIDGSWATYLDRMLLSPAHLYTKTYDPEGGFSTIPAIATTLAGVLTGQLLLTSLSNKSKCYIMGLTGGVFLFLGWIWGYSFPINKSLWTSSFVLWTGGYALVAFALCFWIIDILGYTRWALPLKIFGMNALFAFIFHVLLLKIQSMFSFPLRNGTLDNSRSAIADHLFGSFGPQNAALFYSLAFLFLNFLVVAFLYRRKLFIRI, translated from the coding sequence ATGAATAGTATTCCTCCCAAGAGCAAGCGTATTTTATCTTTGGATGTATTCCGGGGATTAACTATTGTTTTAATGATTATAGTTAATAGCCAGGCGACACGTGCTCCTTATGCACTATTAGCGCATGCTGACTGGGACGGATGTACTTTAGCTGATGTGGTTTTTCCCTTTTTTTTATTTATTGTTGGGATCAGTAGCGTTATCAGTCTAAAAAATCAAGTACAGGTGAAATCCAAATCATCTTTGTATTCCGGCATAGTTCAACGCAGTCTAGTATTGTTTTGTGTAGGACTATTGTTGAACGCGATTCCTTATCACTTTGATATAGCAACTATTCGTATCTTTGGAATTTTACAACGCATCGCAATCTGTTATTTGATCTGCGCCATTATTTATTTGAACACTACTGTTAGAACACAAATTCTAATATTTTTAGTAATTATAATTGGTTATTGGTTTTTAATGACTCAGGTACCTGTTCCTGGACATGGGATTAATCAACTCACCATTGACGGAAGTTGGGCCACTTATCTCGACCGAATGCTATTGTCTCCTGCGCATTTATATACAAAGACATATGATCCTGAAGGTGGCTTTAGTACTATTCCCGCAATTGCCACCACTTTGGCAGGGGTATTGACCGGCCAACTGTTATTAACTTCTTTAAGTAATAAAAGTAAATGTTACATCATGGGACTTACAGGAGGTGTATTTTTATTTTTGGGATGGATTTGGGGATATAGTTTTCCCATTAATAAAAGTCTATGGACTAGCTCCTTTGTATTATGGACTGGGGGATATGCCTTAGTTGCTTTTGCTTTGTGTTTTTGGATCATTGATATTTTAGGGTATACCCGATGGGCTTTACCATTAAAAATCTTTGGTATGAACGCATTATTTGCTTTTATCTTTCACGTTCTTTTATTAAAAATTCAATCCATGTTTTCTTTTCCATTAAGAAATGGCACTTTGGATAACTCCCGATCTGCGATTGCTGATCATTTATTTGGTAGTTTCGGGCCTCAAAATGCGGCTTTGTTTTATTCACTCGCGTTTTTATTCTTAAACTTTCTAGTGGTAGCATTTTTATATAGGCGTAAATTATTTATTCGTATTTAG
- a CDS encoding MFS transporter, translated as MFNKKERTLLFANNLWYLSEGMLGPLFGVFCAKFQSSPLDISWVWALYLISVGIVVIGLGYISDFIYKEKLLIVGYALQTVFTFCYIFVSTKKQLALLQIGLGISGGLSTTTWYALYARCEDKTHEGLTWGLANGLASIYTGVALLCGGFIIAYSSFEVLFTLMGIVQLIATIYVSRLASFEKPQILRRSKLSKLSKKYSPS; from the coding sequence ATGTTTAATAAAAAAGAACGGACTTTATTATTTGCAAACAACCTTTGGTATCTTTCTGAAGGAATGCTTGGACCATTGTTTGGCGTTTTTTGTGCAAAATTTCAATCATCTCCCTTAGATATTTCCTGGGTTTGGGCTCTTTATTTAATCTCTGTTGGTATCGTTGTTATTGGTTTAGGTTACATTTCTGATTTTATCTATAAAGAAAAACTTTTGATTGTTGGCTACGCTCTCCAAACGGTTTTTACCTTCTGCTATATTTTTGTCAGCACTAAAAAACAATTAGCATTATTACAAATTGGTTTAGGTATTTCCGGCGGTTTATCGACCACGACCTGGTATGCGCTCTATGCACGATGCGAAGATAAAACGCATGAGGGGCTCACTTGGGGGTTAGCTAATGGGTTGGCCAGTATTTATACAGGGGTGGCCTTATTGTGCGGTGGTTTCATTATAGCCTACAGTTCCTTTGAGGTTTTATTTACACTTATGGGAATTGTGCAACTCATTGCCACCATTTATGTCAGTAGATTGGCTTCTTTTGAAAAACCGCAAATTTTACGACGCAGCAAATTAAGTAAATTATCGAAAAAATATTCGCCTTCTTAA
- the pbpC gene encoding penicillin-binding protein 1C, with amino-acid sequence MKKIIRISSIILVLFFVSGYLTLFFLPKPLLLDNVNFSKAVYDEHHQLLRLTLSKDEKFRLFTPLSHISKQLIDATLLQEDQYFRWHFGVNPFAMFKAGWQTYAVKSRRVGASTITMQLARIRYGINSKKALGKLWQIIRAVQIEMHYSKEQILEAYLNLAPYGGNIEGAGAASLIYFNKSSNKLSLPEALTLSIIPQNPGKRTPNNTNLKTIRDKLFVRWLDKHPNDQSKKMMFGLPLVMQNSHSLPFYAPHFVNAVLNDAAVSVQSVDTTIDYRTQMVVERITRHYLARKKGLGVYNAAVLLVDTRDMGVKALMGSADFFNKSIGGQINGVDTKRSPGSTLKPFIYGLALDQGLMHPNTVLKDVPHSFNGYNPENFDYDFMGPVKAKDALVLSRNIPAIELASQLSNPTLHQLLEKAQVSHLRSESYYGLSLNLGGGELTMRELASLYAMLVNDGVWYSIQSVKGKAKENGRRLLSPEASFLVLDMLQNTPRTDLAYKSFSQLPVSWKTGTSSGYRDAWTIGSFGPYVLAVWIGNFDNKANPSFIGKDIAAPLFFELIDAIKQERGPIPQVKKQMGLLNLRKIEVCKASGMLPTRYCLDTEWTWFIPGKSPIKTDTIFREVAINNRTGLRTCHIDENTRFEIFEFWPSDLLKVFKRAGIQRHTPPFFESDCALTGNTGINPQITSPQAGISYVVRANSQLNDKIPLSAVTDAGIAHLYWFINEVFIAETKPDKPFLWKAKPGKFVVRVVDDHGLSDARDITVLMDS; translated from the coding sequence ATGAAAAAAATAATCAGGATAAGTAGCATAATCCTTGTTTTGTTCTTTGTCAGTGGATATTTGACATTATTTTTTTTACCCAAGCCTTTATTATTGGATAACGTTAATTTTTCTAAGGCTGTATATGATGAGCATCATCAATTATTAAGATTGACTTTAAGTAAAGACGAAAAATTCAGATTATTTACTCCTCTTTCTCATATCTCAAAACAATTAATAGATGCGACTTTATTACAAGAAGATCAGTATTTTCGCTGGCATTTTGGGGTTAATCCCTTCGCTATGTTTAAAGCTGGTTGGCAAACTTATGCCGTTAAATCACGTCGAGTGGGTGCCTCAACAATTACTATGCAATTAGCGCGTATTCGTTATGGCATCAACTCTAAAAAAGCATTGGGTAAATTATGGCAAATTATTAGAGCAGTACAAATTGAAATGCATTACAGCAAGGAGCAAATATTAGAAGCTTATTTAAATTTGGCGCCTTATGGCGGAAATATCGAGGGGGCAGGGGCTGCAAGTTTAATTTATTTTAATAAATCTAGTAATAAGTTGAGTTTACCAGAGGCGTTAACCTTAAGCATTATTCCGCAAAATCCCGGAAAAAGAACACCAAATAACACTAATCTAAAAACAATAAGAGACAAACTATTTGTGCGATGGCTTGACAAGCATCCCAATGATCAGAGCAAGAAGATGATGTTTGGCTTACCGTTAGTAATGCAAAATAGCCACAGTTTACCTTTTTATGCCCCACATTTTGTTAATGCGGTATTGAATGACGCTGCTGTATCGGTGCAGAGTGTTGATACAACCATAGATTATAGGACTCAGATGGTTGTCGAACGAATCACGCGCCATTATTTAGCGCGAAAAAAAGGGTTGGGTGTTTATAACGCTGCAGTTTTATTAGTTGATACCCGTGATATGGGGGTCAAAGCGTTAATGGGATCGGCTGATTTTTTCAATAAGAGTATAGGCGGACAAATTAATGGAGTGGATACAAAGCGCTCTCCGGGTTCGACTCTGAAACCGTTTATTTACGGATTGGCTCTCGATCAGGGATTAATGCATCCCAATACTGTTTTAAAAGACGTGCCTCATAGTTTTAACGGTTATAATCCAGAAAATTTTGATTATGATTTTATGGGGCCAGTTAAAGCAAAGGATGCTTTAGTGTTAAGTAGAAACATTCCCGCTATTGAGTTAGCAAGTCAATTGTCCAACCCAACGTTACATCAACTATTAGAAAAAGCGCAAGTCAGTCATTTACGCTCAGAATCCTATTATGGCTTATCTCTAAATTTAGGAGGGGGCGAGCTAACTATGCGCGAGTTAGCTAGCTTGTATGCGATGCTAGTTAATGATGGGGTTTGGTATTCTATTCAGTCAGTTAAAGGTAAAGCAAAAGAGAATGGGCGCCGCCTACTAAGTCCAGAAGCAAGTTTTTTAGTATTAGACATGCTGCAAAATACTCCAAGGACGGATTTAGCTTACAAATCCTTTTCCCAGTTGCCTGTTTCTTGGAAAACAGGAACTTCTTCCGGTTATCGCGATGCATGGACTATTGGTTCTTTTGGTCCCTATGTTTTGGCTGTATGGATAGGTAATTTTGATAATAAAGCCAATCCTTCGTTTATTGGTAAGGATATCGCTGCACCTTTATTTTTTGAATTAATCGATGCAATTAAACAAGAGAGAGGGCCCATCCCTCAGGTTAAAAAACAAATGGGGTTATTGAATCTTCGTAAAATAGAGGTATGCAAAGCATCGGGAATGCTGCCTACGCGTTATTGTCTCGACACCGAGTGGACTTGGTTTATTCCTGGAAAGTCTCCAATAAAAACAGATACCATTTTTAGAGAAGTAGCTATAAATAATAGGACGGGTTTACGTACTTGCCACATTGATGAAAATACTCGTTTTGAAATTTTTGAATTTTGGCCCTCTGATTTGTTAAAGGTTTTCAAACGGGCAGGTATTCAAAGGCATACACCACCATTTTTTGAGTCCGATTGTGCTTTAACAGGGAATACCGGTATTAATCCACAAATCACTTCACCGCAAGCGGGTATAAGTTACGTAGTGCGCGCTAACTCTCAACTTAATGACAAAATTCCATTAAGTGCTGTAACTGATGCAGGTATTGCGCATTTATATTGGTTTATTAATGAAGTCTTTATTGCAGAAACAAAGCCCGACAAGCCTTTTTTATGGAAGGCTAAACCAGGCAAATTTGTAGTGCGGGTCGTCGATGATCACGGCTTATCGGATGCACGCGACATTACTGTATTAATGGATAGTTAA